The Chitinophaga caeni genome segment CCGCATTACCGCCGCGGGCGGTACTTAAACCGGGTCCATTTTCCTGCGTGAAGATATTTTCGGTAGAGATAATGTTGTTATTATATGCAAAGTTGTCGAAGTAATTGGTGGCAAGTGAATATTTGCCGGTACCGATGATCGCATCTGCATATTGTATTACTTTTTCCATATCAGCAGGATCAAAAGTCGGCGCCTGCCGGTTTGAAATAGCTCCTTTATTCAGGTACAACTTCATCAGCAAAGCCCTTGCTGCATTTTGGCTGGCAGTATATGCAGGTCCTTCCGCAGGCAGATCATTTAATACAGCCTCCAAATCGCCGATAATAAAGTTCGTTGCTTCATCACCAACCAAAACGTTCGGAGGATTTAACAAGTTCGCATTCGGCTCGCGGAAGGGCACTTGGTTCCAACCATCCAATACCGAAAACATAGATAATGCCCGAAGGAACTTTGCTTCCGCTGCCTGTTGCGGTGTTGGATTAAATTCCAGCACGTTAGTAGCATAAAACTGTAGCTGTAACAAGTTCCTAAATGCATTCCCTATCGATACATGATCCGCATCCCAGGTATGTAGTTTCAAGGCTCTCCAGGCGCCATTATCATCCCAGTCGCCACCACGGGTAGGAGCCACGGCTTCGTCGGAAGTCATTTCCTGTAATGCCCAGAAATTACTTTGATCCTGGTAAGGTAGTTGCAAGCCATTATATGCACGTAGTAATAATGACGGTGCAGTAATCACGGAATCAGCTTCATCTTTCGTGATTGTGGAAGCCAGTTTTTCATCAAGCTTGGTACACGACATAGCCGTTGAAGCACAAACCGCGGCAGCTATAATAAATTTATTCAACTTCATGATAATACATTTTAGTAGATGGATGATTAAAGTCT includes the following:
- a CDS encoding RagB/SusD family nutrient uptake outer membrane protein — its product is MKLNKFIIAAAVCASTAMSCTKLDEKLASTITKDEADSVITAPSLLLRAYNGLQLPYQDQSNFWALQEMTSDEAVAPTRGGDWDDNGAWRALKLHTWDADHVSIGNAFRNLLQLQFYATNVLEFNPTPQQAAEAKFLRALSMFSVLDGWNQVPFREPNANLLNPPNVLVGDEATNFIIGDLEAVLNDLPAEGPAYTASQNAARALLMKLYLNKGAISNRQAPTFDPADMEKVIQYADAIIGTGKYSLATNYFDNFAYNNNIISTENIFTQENGPGLSTARGGNAVFCHWAPTLHYAQVPSGWNGFATVGDFYDLYEATDTRLGGSYPGFTELTGTKVGYLIGQQYNKDGVALEDRKGNKLIFTKALELRESGNDLEVKGIRVVKYVPDMVTPNGSNSNSAENDYVFLRYADVLLMKAEALLRLNQAGALAIVNDIRVKRNASPLADVTLDDILDERGRELYWEGWRRQDLIRFGKFLQPWQLKPSDDPKALLFPIPNNDLAVNPNLNQNEGYAN